One segment of Thermoanaerobacter kivui DNA contains the following:
- the crcB gene encoding fluoride efflux transporter CrcB has protein sequence MEYIYIGIGGFFGAVLRYSITIYFTKMYHTAFPFETFIINILGSFLLSFIANFTMDEYKVNTNLRLGITTGFIGAFTTFSTFSMETINLLKAGKDYIALSYMILSIFGGLLMSYLGFEFADKTFDLLKEREEEQ, from the coding sequence ATGGAATACATCTATATAGGGATTGGCGGGTTTTTTGGAGCCGTACTGAGATATTCAATAACAATTTACTTTACAAAGATGTATCACACTGCATTTCCCTTTGAAACTTTTATAATAAACATTTTAGGTTCGTTTTTGTTAAGTTTTATTGCTAATTTTACTATGGATGAGTACAAGGTAAATACTAATTTGAGATTAGGGATAACAACAGGATTTATTGGGGCTTTTACAACATTTTCTACTTTTAGTATGGAAACAATAAATTTATTAAAAGCAGGGAAAGATTATATTGCTCTAAGTTATATGATTTTATCAATATTTGGTGGTCTTTTAATGTCTTATTTAGGATTTGAATTTGCTGACAAAACTTTTGACTTACTAAAGGAGAGGGAGGAAGAACAGTGA
- a CDS encoding DUF2508 family protein has protein sequence MGMLFEYLKEIAATKNIYDNYSNEAYQLVNEVKQTVKELKDAEIYFQNVTDPDLVDYAIYRLESLKRKYIYLLKKAKKEGINFDNFSSLLS, from the coding sequence ATGGGAATGTTGTTTGAGTACTTAAAAGAAATAGCTGCGACAAAAAACATATATGATAATTACAGCAATGAGGCTTATCAACTTGTTAATGAGGTAAAACAAACAGTAAAAGAATTAAAAGATGCAGAAATTTATTTTCAGAATGTAACAGACCCTGACCTTGTGGACTACGCCATATACAGATTAGAGAGCTTAAAAAGAAAGTACATATATTTATTGAAAAAAGCAAAAAAAGAGGGAATAAATTTTGATAATTTTTCGTCCCTCCTATCATAA
- the ymfI gene encoding elongation factor P 5-aminopentanone reductase — protein MLNGKVAIVTGGAGDIGREICIELAKEGASIAIHYNNSYEQAVKLREYIKSNFSYAEIFKADISDRQQVDNMIDSIYNKFGRIDYLINNAGIAQIKPFIEITEEDWDRMMNVNLKGLFNCTQSVLRHMLPQKHGSIINISSIWGISGASCEVHYSASKGGIIAFTKALAKELGPSKIRVNCIAPGVIDTRMNNILNREEKKHLIEDIPLMSIGKPQDVANAVLFLLSDKANFITGQVITVDGGFI, from the coding sequence ATGTTAAATGGCAAAGTAGCGATTGTAACTGGTGGTGCTGGGGATATAGGAAGAGAAATTTGTATAGAGCTTGCAAAAGAAGGGGCTTCTATAGCAATACATTATAATAACAGTTATGAGCAAGCTGTTAAATTAAGAGAGTATATAAAAAGCAATTTTAGTTATGCGGAAATTTTTAAAGCAGATATTTCAGACAGACAGCAGGTAGACAATATGATTGATAGTATTTATAATAAATTTGGTCGCATTGACTATCTTATAAATAATGCAGGAATTGCCCAAATCAAACCATTTATAGAAATAACAGAAGAAGATTGGGATAGGATGATGAATGTCAATTTAAAAGGTCTTTTCAATTGCACACAAAGTGTTTTGAGGCATATGTTGCCTCAAAAACATGGGAGTATAATAAATATTTCTTCAATTTGGGGTATTTCCGGTGCTTCCTGTGAAGTACATTATTCAGCATCTAAAGGAGGAATAATAGCTTTTACAAAGGCTTTGGCAAAAGAGTTAGGGCCTTCTAAAATAAGAGTTAATTGTATTGCTCCTGGAGTAATTGATACTCGAATGAACAACATTTTAAATAGGGAAGAAAAGAAACACTTAATTGAGGATATACCACTTATGAGTATAGGGAAACCTCAAGATGTAGCAAATGCTGTACTGTTTTTATTATCTGACAAGGCAAATTTTATAACAGGGCAAGTTATAACTGTAGATGGGGGATTTATATAA
- a CDS encoding pro-sigmaK processing inhibitor BofA family protein: protein MNISIEYNIIIAYLIGLFLLYLLGWLLVVPRKILLRIIINGIIGGLILFIINLIGKSLGLYIAINPVTALVVGFLGIPGIILLIILQHIV, encoded by the coding sequence ATGAATATAAGCATTGAATACAATATAATCATTGCTTACTTAATTGGCTTGTTTTTACTTTATCTTTTAGGATGGTTATTAGTAGTTCCAAGAAAAATTTTGCTAAGAATTATAATAAATGGAATTATTGGCGGCTTAATTTTGTTTATTATCAATTTGATAGGAAAATCTCTTGGATTATATATTGCTATAAATCCTGTGACTGCTCTTGTTGTAGGCTTTTTGGGTATTCCAGGAATTATCCTTTTGATAATTTTGCAGCATATTGTTTGA
- a CDS encoding DUF1657 domain-containing protein, whose product MTVKSDMEKAIAAAQSALGTYAQFASSTDDPAAKQMFQQMQQDMQRHVTMLTNRLNYINVHNKLNQQSQATQQATQQNQQNILTNKK is encoded by the coding sequence ATGACTGTTAAGAGTGATATGGAAAAAGCTATTGCAGCCGCACAATCGGCTCTCGGAACTTACGCTCAATTTGCAAGCTCTACAGATGACCCTGCTGCAAAACAAATGTTCCAGCAGATGCAGCAAGACATGCAAAGGCATGTTACAATGCTTACTAATAGATTAAATTATATAAATGTACACAATAAACTCAATCAACAGTCCCAAGCTACTCAACAAGCAACTCAGCAGAATCAACAAAATATTCTTACAAATAAAAAGTAA
- a CDS encoding MFS transporter, producing the protein MELILGGILFALFNPVFLFVANGISFILSGIFEMFINVNYEQNMSLSESEQVINSVENKNLFSQFLDGLRVIKSNKFLLFYCYYRRRCYLFLAPISLYIPLYTKNILNLSSTFYGIISSAITVGGLFGSLALLVFGKRVNKKFFIVSGFIFQGISLIMFGLIQNFIGGFVSLMILGIALSKILSYNIYPIFVQHSVKLS; encoded by the coding sequence TTGGAGTTGATATTAGGAGGTATTTTATTTGCTTTATTTAATCCTGTATTCTTATTTGTTGCTAATGGAATTTCCTTTATTTTATCCGGAATTTTTGAAATGTTTATCAATGTAAATTACGAGCAAAATATGAGTTTAAGCGAATCTGAACAGGTTATAAATAGTGTAGAAAATAAAAATCTATTCAGTCAGTTTTTGGATGGCTTACGTGTAATTAAAAGCAATAAATTTTTGCTTTTTTATTGCTATTATAGGCGGAGGTGTTATTTATTTTTAGCACCAATATCTTTATACATACCACTTTACACAAAAAATATTCTGAACCTTTCCAGCACATTTTATGGAATTATTAGCTCGGCGATTACAGTTGGAGGATTATTTGGGTCATTAGCCTTATTAGTATTCGGAAAAAGGGTAAATAAAAAATTTTTTATTGTATCAGGATTTATTTTTCAAGGGATATCTTTAATTATGTTTGGATTAATTCAAAATTTTATAGGTGGATTTGTTTCATTAATGATTTTAGGGATTGCATTAAGTAAAATCCTTTCGTATAATATCTATCCTATTTTTGTACAACATAGTGTAAAATTATCGTAG
- the dnaX gene encoding DNA polymerase III subunit gamma/tau, giving the protein MYQSLYRRYRPKSFKEVVGQDHIVKTLKNQIKFNKIGHAYLFSGTRGTGKTSVAKIFAKAINCLNNTDGEPCNSCEVCQSINNNTTMDILEIDAASNNSVNDVRELRESVIYSPSLTKYKVYIIDEVHMLSTGAFNALLKTLEEPPPHVIFILATTEPDKLPDTILSRCQRFDFKRIPTRLIAQNLDRICNDSRIKIEEKGLKTIALYGNGSMRDAISILEQCASYKEDLITYEDVCEMLGVANDEMLFLLLEYINAKDATSSLKQLDKILSYGVDIGNFLKSLISILRDMVIYKTGGEELEGILYNDSETIKGKSQNFGTAFLTNALEKFINLQREIKYAISPVTLLEVTILRLIKQEISYDMMSLLARVEQLEEKLKQGQIFIKNSEQEAKNQKEEIKNFKREREEGQKNILPQQEDIDLDKVWNEVKEIVKRERIAVYTFMKKGVPYLKNGAIVLEYPEEYSFLKDELSKVENKTFIEKILKKVAGKELSLKFELKKNEEELLIKQVKELFGEDIEII; this is encoded by the coding sequence ATGTATCAGTCTTTATATAGAAGGTATAGGCCCAAAAGCTTTAAAGAGGTGGTGGGGCAAGATCATATTGTAAAAACTTTGAAAAATCAGATAAAATTCAATAAAATAGGGCATGCCTATCTTTTTAGCGGTACAAGGGGTACAGGAAAGACTAGTGTAGCTAAGATTTTTGCAAAAGCGATTAATTGTTTAAATAATACAGATGGAGAACCTTGTAATTCTTGCGAAGTTTGCCAATCCATCAATAACAATACTACGATGGATATTTTGGAAATTGATGCTGCTTCTAACAACAGTGTAAATGATGTAAGAGAATTACGGGAATCTGTTATTTATTCTCCTTCTTTGACAAAATATAAAGTATATATAATTGACGAAGTGCATATGCTTTCTACGGGAGCTTTCAATGCTCTTTTAAAAACATTGGAAGAACCTCCTCCTCATGTGATTTTTATTCTTGCTACTACTGAACCTGATAAATTGCCTGATACTATTTTGTCAAGGTGTCAAAGGTTTGACTTTAAGAGAATACCTACGCGGTTAATTGCTCAAAATCTTGATAGAATTTGCAATGACAGTAGAATAAAAATCGAAGAAAAGGGGCTTAAAACTATTGCCCTCTATGGAAATGGTTCTATGAGAGATGCTATAAGTATTTTAGAACAGTGCGCTTCTTACAAGGAAGACCTTATAACTTATGAAGATGTATGTGAGATGTTGGGTGTAGCTAATGATGAAATGTTGTTTTTACTTTTAGAGTATATAAATGCTAAGGATGCTACATCTTCATTGAAACAGTTGGATAAAATTTTATCCTATGGAGTTGATATAGGAAATTTTTTAAAATCTTTAATTTCTATTTTGAGAGACATGGTAATTTATAAAACAGGAGGAGAGGAGTTAGAAGGGATTTTATACAATGACAGTGAAACGATAAAAGGAAAATCCCAAAACTTTGGAACAGCGTTTTTGACTAATGCTTTAGAAAAATTTATAAATTTACAGAGAGAAATTAAATATGCTATTTCTCCGGTAACTCTTTTAGAGGTTACTATTTTGAGATTGATAAAACAGGAAATTTCTTATGATATGATGAGTTTATTGGCCCGTGTAGAACAGCTGGAAGAAAAATTGAAGCAGGGTCAAATATTTATTAAAAACTCTGAACAAGAGGCAAAAAATCAAAAGGAAGAAATAAAAAATTTTAAAAGAGAAAGGGAGGAAGGGCAAAAAAATATCTTGCCTCAGCAAGAAGACATAGATTTGGATAAGGTGTGGAATGAAGTCAAAGAAATAGTGAAAAGAGAAAGGATAGCAGTATATACTTTTATGAAAAAAGGTGTTCCTTATTTAAAAAACGGGGCAATTGTGTTAGAATATCCTGAGGAGTATTCTTTCTTAAAGGATGAGCTAAGTAAAGTAGAAAATAAAACTTTTATTGAAAAGATACTTAAAAAAGTAGCGGGGAAAGAGCTTTCTTTGAAGTTTGAACTAAAAAAAAATGAAGAAGAATTGCTCATAAAACAGGTTAAAGAGCTTTTTGGAGAGGATATAGAAATAATATAA
- a CDS encoding HD domain-containing phosphohydrolase codes for MLSDYKKKLFVVLFGLSITVYILSIAHFLSGFENKVFIGSIILLISMGMSAVLSKKLSQPLEKLNEGVKRISQGDFRYRLNITDSKEFVEISKNFNSMARDLSQSYVKLKEQTENLIRQNEELQEFNAELEASYEQLEVLTHELEISERKYRLLVDNIKDILWVTDKNFIIEFVNSRIVRYLNYTPQELLGKSLLEIVDEESKETLKDMMAGKINFSEINFRSKDGLLVITETHVKRLKVNGDVVGIQGISRDITEMYQVKQQIVEKNNEILAISDVGRLLTSGSDMKEVLNNIVEKVANILNSPLCTIREYDKESRKFVLLIKGGELKDYLISSEIELPQEDVNDLVNLKEIKIKDVDEFPHDKNITPIFASKEVFSVVIVPLVSRNEMIGILNVWTATKTIKNMSLLRSIASAVSVAIENSKLYEEIKKLYIKTIEALAYAVEAKDVYTKGHSMRVSQYAALIGEYMGLSREKVEQLRIAGILHDIGKIGISDVILLKAGKLTDEEYKVIKSHPEISRRILMPIDLPEEILEAVSKHHERYDGKGYPYGIKGEEIPIEAAILGVADAFDAMTSDRSYRKGMNIEEAINELLKYKGTQFHPEVVDAFISLYMNKKQRLEEIKNQIFTNVS; via the coding sequence ATGTTAAGTGATTATAAGAAAAAACTATTCGTTGTTTTATTTGGTTTATCGATAACCGTTTACATATTGTCTATTGCGCATTTTTTATCAGGATTTGAAAACAAAGTTTTTATCGGTAGCATAATTTTATTAATCTCAATGGGGATGTCTGCTGTTTTGTCTAAAAAGCTATCTCAGCCACTTGAAAAATTAAATGAAGGTGTAAAGAGAATATCTCAGGGGGATTTTAGATATCGCTTAAATATTACCGATTCAAAGGAATTTGTAGAGATTTCAAAAAATTTCAACTCTATGGCAAGGGATTTATCACAAAGTTACGTGAAATTAAAAGAGCAAACAGAAAATTTGATTCGCCAAAATGAAGAATTGCAAGAGTTTAATGCGGAGTTGGAAGCCTCATATGAGCAGTTAGAAGTTCTTACCCATGAGTTAGAAATTTCTGAAAGAAAATATAGATTGTTAGTTGATAATATCAAAGACATTTTGTGGGTGACTGACAAAAATTTTATTATTGAATTTGTCAATTCGAGAATTGTAAGGTATTTGAATTACACACCTCAAGAGTTGTTAGGGAAAAGTCTATTGGAAATTGTTGATGAAGAAAGCAAAGAGACATTAAAAGACATGATGGCAGGAAAAATCAATTTTTCAGAGATTAATTTTAGAAGTAAAGATGGTTTGTTGGTCATAACAGAAACTCACGTAAAAAGGCTTAAAGTTAACGGAGATGTGGTAGGAATACAAGGTATTTCCAGGGATATTACAGAGATGTATCAAGTTAAACAGCAAATAGTTGAAAAAAACAATGAAATTTTGGCTATCAGTGATGTAGGAAGGCTTTTGACATCAGGAAGTGACATGAAAGAAGTGTTAAATAATATTGTGGAAAAGGTTGCAAATATACTCAATTCACCCCTATGTACCATAAGAGAGTATGATAAAGAGTCAAGAAAGTTTGTTTTACTTATAAAAGGCGGGGAGCTTAAAGATTATCTTATTTCAAGTGAAATAGAATTGCCACAGGAAGATGTTAATGATTTGGTGAATTTGAAAGAAATAAAAATAAAGGATGTTGACGAGTTTCCACATGATAAAAATATAACCCCTATTTTTGCTTCCAAAGAAGTCTTTTCTGTGGTTATTGTGCCTTTAGTCTCCCGAAATGAAATGATCGGAATATTGAACGTATGGACTGCTACTAAGACAATAAAAAACATGAGCTTGTTAAGGTCGATTGCGAGTGCAGTTTCCGTTGCAATTGAAAATTCTAAGCTTTATGAAGAAATTAAAAAGTTATATATAAAGACGATAGAGGCTCTTGCTTATGCAGTTGAAGCAAAAGACGTTTACACGAAAGGGCATTCAATGAGAGTGTCTCAATATGCTGCTTTGATAGGAGAATATATGGGGCTTTCAAGAGAAAAAGTAGAACAACTTAGAATTGCTGGGATATTACATGATATAGGAAAGATAGGTATTTCAGATGTTATTCTTTTAAAGGCGGGAAAACTTACAGATGAAGAATATAAGGTAATTAAAAGTCATCCAGAAATATCAAGAAGAATTTTAATGCCCATAGATCTGCCGGAAGAGATATTAGAGGCTGTTTCAAAGCATCATGAAAGGTACGACGGAAAAGGATATCCTTATGGGATCAAAGGTGAAGAAATTCCTATAGAAGCGGCGATACTTGGGGTGGCAGATGCTTTTGATGCCATGACATCAGATAGGTCGTACAGAAAAGGGATGAATATTGAAGAGGCTATAAACGAACTTTTAAAGTATAAAGGCACTCAATTCCATCCTGAGGTGGTAGATGCGTTTATTTCCCTTTATATGAACAAAAAGCAGAGATTAGAAGAGATAAAAAATCAGATTTTTACAAACGTTTCTTAA
- a CDS encoding ISLre2 family transposase, producing the protein MKKNIFEDIILQNALNFTKEVVEIFGDLLNKGMNITELAARIKELTDKLGREAIEAIIEELDRIIKEDKRRKEKWVVERKDKKRLTTILGDIEYERTYYKSREDGRYTYLIDDALEIGRHDRIEKGVKIKLVENAIEESYERSSKKACPEELSKQTVLNAIREIGEVEVKREIKEKKEVRVLYIEADEDHVPLQDGSNETPRLIYIHEGKEEKNGRNVLRNVHYKAYVGEKPEDIWIDVANYIEDNYKEEKIEKIYIAGDGAPWIKEGLKWILKSRFVLDRYHLNKYVLKATSKEPKYRDKIWRAINEGNKEGVKKVFDELIKAAEEEREKEKIKEARKYILNNWEGIVIYNKDEDVIGCSAEGHISHVFSARLSRNPLGWSREGLKLMAKLRVFSKNGGDLREAEWGKKKNINAGSYNLTKKQIKEAVRRVKTSTNEKINNITVLNIGKVTPIYRVLRALKYAQVI; encoded by the coding sequence GTGAAAAAAAATATCTTTGAGGATATTATACTACAAAATGCTCTAAATTTCACTAAGGAAGTAGTAGAAATTTTTGGTGATTTATTAAATAAAGGAATGAATATTACAGAGCTTGCAGCAAGGATAAAGGAACTGACGGACAAACTAGGTAGAGAGGCAATAGAAGCAATTATTGAAGAGTTAGATAGGATAATAAAAGAAGATAAGAGAAGGAAAGAAAAATGGGTAGTAGAGAGGAAAGATAAAAAGAGATTAACGACAATCCTTGGGGATATAGAATATGAGAGGACATATTACAAATCCAGAGAGGATGGAAGATATACATACTTGATAGATGATGCATTAGAGATAGGACGGCACGATAGGATAGAGAAGGGAGTAAAAATAAAGTTAGTAGAAAACGCGATAGAAGAATCATATGAGAGAAGTAGTAAAAAAGCATGTCCAGAGGAGTTAAGTAAACAGACGGTATTAAACGCAATAAGGGAAATAGGAGAAGTAGAAGTAAAGAGAGAAATAAAAGAGAAGAAAGAGGTAAGGGTATTATACATAGAAGCAGATGAAGACCATGTGCCTTTGCAAGATGGCAGCAATGAAACACCGCGATTGATATACATACATGAAGGTAAAGAAGAGAAAAATGGTAGAAATGTACTGAGAAATGTGCATTACAAAGCATATGTAGGAGAGAAACCTGAAGACATATGGATAGATGTAGCAAATTACATAGAAGACAATTACAAAGAAGAGAAGATAGAGAAGATATACATAGCAGGAGATGGGGCACCGTGGATAAAAGAGGGATTAAAATGGATATTAAAATCAAGGTTTGTGTTAGACAGATATCATTTAAACAAATACGTATTAAAAGCAACATCAAAAGAGCCAAAGTATAGAGATAAGATATGGAGAGCAATAAATGAAGGGAATAAAGAAGGAGTGAAGAAGGTATTTGATGAGCTAATAAAGGCAGCAGAGGAAGAGAGAGAGAAAGAGAAGATAAAAGAAGCAAGGAAATACATACTAAACAATTGGGAAGGAATAGTGATATACAACAAAGACGAAGATGTAATAGGGTGCAGTGCAGAAGGGCATATAAGCCATGTATTTTCAGCCAGATTAAGCAGGAATCCACTAGGGTGGAGTAGAGAAGGATTAAAGTTAATGGCGAAATTAAGGGTATTCAGCAAGAATGGAGGAGACTTAAGAGAAGCAGAATGGGGTAAGAAAAAGAATATCAATGCTGGGAGTTATAATTTAACGAAGAAGCAAATAAAAGAAGCGGTAAGGAGAGTTAAAACGTCTACAAATGAAAAAATAAACAATATTACGGTTTTGAATATAGGGAAAGTAACGCCAATATATAGGGTTTTAAGAGCATTAAAATATGCACAAGTTATATAA
- a CDS encoding YbaB/EbfC family nucleoid-associated protein, producing the protein MAKGGFPGGFNINNMIKQAQQMQEEMKKMQEELAQKTVEATSGGGMVKVVANGRKELVSIEINPDVVDKDDVEMLEDLVLAAVNQALRNAEEMIASEMAKITGGLNIPGLF; encoded by the coding sequence ATGGCAAAAGGCGGTTTTCCGGGCGGGTTTAACATAAATAATATGATTAAACAAGCCCAGCAAATGCAGGAAGAAATGAAGAAAATGCAAGAAGAATTAGCACAAAAAACTGTAGAAGCTACATCTGGCGGTGGTATGGTAAAGGTAGTGGCTAATGGCAGAAAAGAGCTTGTAAGTATTGAAATAAACCCTGATGTGGTCGATAAAGACGATGTTGAAATGTTAGAAGACCTTGTATTAGCAGCAGTTAATCAGGCTTTAAGAAATGCAGAAGAGATGATCGCTTCTGAAATGGCAAAAATAACTGGAGGGTTAAATATTCCTGGATTGTTTTGA
- a CDS encoding HD-GYP domain-containing protein has translation MNLNYNNLLSALSLVLDVQEYKNMGHARKVAYISLRISEMLNLDEEETKKVYYSAFLHDIGKGDIYEDFDTDEWWKHSERGSEIVKKLPFGENFSDIIRYHHENYDGSGHFELNGDSIPLGAQIVFISDQFDIRYASLIGIENEYNIRFNIKEFIKSNTRKMFNPIVSKALLDLTNQEKFWLDYKFFDIKSILKTIEPKDTLSIGIDELEDIAEAFAQIIDNRSRFTYNHSRGISNLAYKMAKVIGYDEEMTRKIKIAALLHDLGKLAVPNSILDKPDKLTEEEFMVIKSHTYYTKKILKEIREIDDIAEWGANHHEKLDGSGYPEGLKGDEIGEIDRHMAVCDMYQALTEDRPYRKGLEPKEAIDIISKSVKNNKVSGKSLEILKEVVF, from the coding sequence GTGAATTTGAATTATAATAATCTGCTGTCCGCTTTATCTTTGGTCCTTGACGTACAAGAGTATAAAAATATGGGACATGCAAGAAAGGTGGCTTATATTTCTCTAAGGATTTCCGAGATGCTGAATTTGGATGAAGAAGAAACAAAAAAAGTATACTATTCTGCTTTTTTACATGATATAGGGAAAGGGGATATATACGAAGACTTTGACACAGATGAATGGTGGAAACACAGTGAAAGAGGAAGTGAGATTGTAAAGAAACTGCCTTTTGGAGAAAATTTTTCGGATATTATAAGATATCATCATGAAAATTACGATGGAAGCGGACATTTTGAGTTGAATGGCGATTCTATCCCTTTAGGAGCTCAGATTGTTTTCATCTCTGACCAATTTGATATACGTTATGCTTCATTAATTGGAATAGAAAACGAATATAACATTCGTTTTAATATTAAAGAATTTATAAAAAGCAATACTAGGAAAATGTTTAATCCCATTGTGTCCAAAGCACTACTTGATCTTACAAACCAAGAAAAATTTTGGTTAGATTATAAATTCTTTGATATAAAAAGTATATTAAAAACGATTGAGCCTAAAGACACACTTTCAATAGGAATTGATGAATTGGAGGATATAGCAGAGGCTTTTGCTCAGATTATCGATAACAGAAGCCGATTTACATATAACCATTCCAGAGGTATTTCAAACTTAGCTTATAAAATGGCTAAAGTGATAGGCTATGATGAAGAGATGACCAGAAAAATAAAAATTGCGGCGTTACTTCATGACCTTGGAAAGTTAGCTGTACCTAATTCTATTCTTGACAAACCGGATAAGCTTACTGAAGAGGAATTTATGGTTATAAAATCTCATACCTATTATACTAAAAAAATACTCAAAGAAATAAGAGAAATAGATGATATAGCAGAGTGGGGTGCAAATCATCACGAAAAATTAGATGGAAGCGGGTATCCTGAAGGATTAAAAGGAGACGAAATTGGCGAAATCGATAGGCATATGGCGGTTTGTGACATGTATCAAGCATTAACAGAAGACAGGCCCTATAGAAAAGGTCTTGAGCCAAAAGAAGCGATAGATATTATTTCAAAATCAGTAAAAAATAACAAAGTAAGTGGGAAATCTTTAGAAATTTTAAAAGAAGTAGTGTTTTAA
- the recR gene encoding recombination mediator RecR codes for MNCYSASIAKLIDELSKLPGIGTKTAQRLAFFIINMPLEEVKSLSQAIIEAKEKIRYCKICYNITDTEICNICSDKERDHSLICVVSHPMDVVAMEKTREYKGVYHVLHGVISPMEGVGPEDIKIKELLDRVKNGNVKEVILATNPDIEGEATAMYIAKLLKPLRIKVTRIAHGVPVGGDLEYTDVVTLSRALEGRREL; via the coding sequence ATGAACTGTTATTCTGCATCCATAGCTAAGCTTATAGATGAACTGTCAAAATTACCTGGTATAGGAACTAAGACTGCTCAAAGGCTTGCTTTTTTTATAATAAACATGCCTTTGGAAGAGGTAAAAAGTTTATCACAGGCTATTATTGAGGCAAAAGAGAAAATAAGGTATTGTAAAATTTGTTATAACATAACAGACACTGAAATATGTAACATATGTAGCGATAAAGAAAGAGACCATTCGCTTATATGCGTAGTTTCTCATCCTATGGATGTTGTCGCGATGGAAAAAACCCGTGAATATAAAGGTGTATATCACGTACTCCATGGAGTCATTTCACCAATGGAGGGAGTGGGGCCAGAGGATATAAAAATTAAAGAACTTTTGGACAGAGTCAAAAACGGAAATGTCAAAGAAGTCATACTTGCGACAAATCCGGATATAGAAGGAGAAGCGACAGCAATGTACATTGCTAAACTTTTAAAGCCGTTAAGAATAAAGGTTACAAGAATTGCTCATGGTGTGCCAGTAGGCGGTGACCTTGAATACACTGATGTTGTAACTCTTTCAAGGGCTCTTGAAGGCAGAAGGGAATTGTAA
- the crcB gene encoding fluoride efflux transporter CrcB, translating to MTSILYVGIGGIFGAILRYEISRHIKENREIVIPIETFIINVLGAFLLNFLSSPKINVDLSYDVKLFLTIGFLGAFTTYSTFSHETVDLIKNKKYFHAFIYMSLTIIFGLIGGILGYYVGFYLGNLI from the coding sequence GTGACAAGTATACTATATGTGGGAATTGGAGGAATTTTTGGAGCAATATTGAGATATGAAATATCGCGGCATATAAAGGAAAACCGAGAGATAGTTATTCCTATCGAAACTTTTATTATAAATGTATTAGGTGCGTTTTTATTAAACTTTTTGTCAAGTCCTAAAATAAATGTAGATTTAAGCTATGATGTTAAACTTTTTTTGACAATAGGATTTCTAGGTGCTTTTACAACATATTCAACTTTTTCACATGAGACAGTAGACTTGATCAAGAACAAAAAATATTTTCATGCATTTATATACATGTCATTGACAATTATATTTGGACTGATAGGGGGAATATTGGGATATTATGTTGGATTTTATCTAGGAAATTTAATTTAG